The region GCCACGTCTTTGTGGTTTTTTGCTGCCGAGCGGACCATGGTCGGGCCGCCGATGTCGATGTTCTCGATCGCGGTCGGCAGGTCGCAGCCTGGCTTGTTGATGGTGGCTTCGAACGGGTACAGGTTGACCGCAACCAGGTCGATCGGCTTGATGCCGTGCTCGTTCATGATCGCGTCGTCGATACCGCGACGACCGAGGATCCCGCCATGGATTTTCGGGTGCAGGGTCTTGACCCGACCGTCCATCATTTCAGCGAAACCGGTGTAATCCGCGACTTCCACTGCGGCAACACCGTTGTCGCGCAGCAGCTTGAACGTCCCGCCGGTGGAGAGGATCTCGACGCCCAGGGCTTCGAGCTCCTTGGCGAATTCGAGGATCCCGGTCTTGTCAGAGACGCTGATCAAGGCGCGGCGGATCGGCAGGCGGGTAGTCTGGTCGGTCATTTCAATTTCCATCAAAAGCAAAGGAGTCAGCAAAAAAGGCGACCGGTTTTACGCGGGCGCCTTTCTGGTTTGATTGAATGCTTACAGCAAATCGTACTGCTTGAGTTTCTTGCGCAGCGTGCCCCGGTTCAGCCCGAGCAGCTCGCTGGCCTTGGTCTGGTTGCCCTTGACGTAGTTCATCACGCACTCGAGCAGGGGAGCCTCGACTTCGGAGAGCACCAGGTTGTACACATCCGTGACGGCAGCGCCCTCAAGGTGGGCGAAATAATTGTGCAGCGCCTTCTCGACACTCCCGCGAAGGGTCTGACCTTCTTCGCTCGGCGTATTGAGGTGCTGTTTCAAATTCACGTTGTCGCTCACGGGTGTTGTTCCACTCACTAAAGTCTCGGTCATCATCGTCATGCGGCCACCCCTTCTCCGTCCCCTGTCAGGCTCTTGTAACGCTCGGCGAAGAACTCCCGAACGTTGGCGCATTGTGTTTCCGTACCATCCAAACGATTGAAGTGGGCGCGGAACTCCCTGGCGCCCGGCAGGGTTGCGAGATACCAGCCCACATGCTTGCGAGCAATGCGTACGCCCATCACGTCTCCATAGAAGGCGTGCAGCGCGGCCAGATGCTCAAGCAGAATACGTTCCACCTCGATCAGCTCCGGCGCCGGCAATTTTTCGCCAGTACGCAGGAAATGGTCGATCTCACGAAAAATCCATGGCCGCCCCTGGGCAGCCCGGCCTACCAACAGGCCATCGGCACCGGTCGCGTCGAGCACGTACCGGGCCTTCTCGGGTGAATCGATATCGCCATTGGCGAAAACCGGGATCGACACCGCCTGCTTGATCGCGGCAATGGTGTCGTACTCGGCCTCGCCGGTGTACAGGTCGGCACGGGTGCGGCCATGGACCGCCAACGCCGTAATACCTGCCTGTTCGGCAATCTTCGCCACGGTCAGGCCGTTCTTGTTGTCCCGGTCCCAGCCTGTGCGGATCTTCAGGGTGACCGGCACATCAACCGCAGCCACCACGGCCTGCAGGATCTCGGTCACCAATGCTTCATCTTTCAACAGCGCCGAACCGGCGGCCTTGTTGCAGACCTTCTTCGCCGGACAGCCCATGTTGATATCAATAATCTGTGCGCCCAGTTCCACGTTGGCCCGGGCCGCATCCGCCAGCATCTGCGCATCACCGCCGGCGATCTGTACCGAGCGTGGCTCGGGATCACCTTCGTGGATCATGCGCATCCGCGATTTGCGGGTGTTCCACAAGCTCATATCGCTGGTGACCAT is a window of Pseudomonas sp. 10S4 DNA encoding:
- the fis gene encoding DNA-binding transcriptional regulator Fis, with the translated sequence MTMMTETLVSGTTPVSDNVNLKQHLNTPSEEGQTLRGSVEKALHNYFAHLEGAAVTDVYNLVLSEVEAPLLECVMNYVKGNQTKASELLGLNRGTLRKKLKQYDLL
- the dusB gene encoding tRNA dihydrouridine synthase DusB; translated protein: MSAVRIGPYTLHNGLILAPMAGVTDQPFRQLCKRLGAGLVVSEMVTSDMSLWNTRKSRMRMIHEGDPEPRSVQIAGGDAQMLADAARANVELGAQIIDINMGCPAKKVCNKAAGSALLKDEALVTEILQAVVAAVDVPVTLKIRTGWDRDNKNGLTVAKIAEQAGITALAVHGRTRADLYTGEAEYDTIAAIKQAVSIPVFANGDIDSPEKARYVLDATGADGLLVGRAAQGRPWIFREIDHFLRTGEKLPAPELIEVERILLEHLAALHAFYGDVMGVRIARKHVGWYLATLPGAREFRAHFNRLDGTETQCANVREFFAERYKSLTGDGEGVAA